From the genome of Delphinus delphis chromosome 8, mDelDel1.2, whole genome shotgun sequence, one region includes:
- the OR10A3 gene encoding LOW QUALITY PROTEIN: olfactory receptor 10A3 (The sequence of the model RefSeq protein was modified relative to this genomic sequence to represent the inferred CDS: deleted 1 base in 1 codon): MKRQNQSSVVEFILSGFSNFPELQGQLFGVFLVDYLVTLMGNAIIIVIISLEQRLYVPMYLFLLNLSVVHVSFSAVIMPEMLVALSNEKSMITFAGCFAQTYFILLFGGTECFLGAMAYDQFAAICRPLSYPMIMNKRVFMKLVIFSWVSGIMVATVQTSWVFSFPFCGPNEINHLFCETPPRLELACADILLFEIYAFTGEISVIGQKCPQHLSNNI, translated from the exons atgaaaaggcaaaaccaaaGCTCTGTGGTTGAATTCATCCTCTCGGGCTTTTCTAATTTTCCTGAACTCCAAGGGCagctctttggggttttcttggtTGATTACCTGGTGACTCTGATGGGAAATGCCATCATTATAGTCATCATTTCCCTGGAACAGCGCTTATATGTTCCCATGTATTTGTTTCTCCTGAACTTGTCTGTGGTGCATGTGAGTTTCAGTGCAGTCATTATGCCTGAAATGCTGGTGGCCCTCTCCAATGAA AAAAGTATGATCACCTTTGCAGGCTGTTTTGCACAGAcgtatttcattcttctttttggtGGGACCGAATGTTTTCTGGGGGCAATGGCTTATGACCAATTTGCTGCAATCTGCCGTCCTCTGAGCTACCCAATGATTATGAACAAAAGGGTTTTCATGAAATTAGTTATATTCTCATGGGTCTCAGGGATCATGGTGGCTACTGTGCAGACCTCATGGGTTTTTAGTTTTCCCTTCTGTGGCCCCAATGAAATTAATCATCTTTTCTGTGAGACTCCCCCAAGGCTAGAGCTTGCATGTGCAGACATCCTTTTATTTGAAATCTATGCATTCACTGGTGAAATTTCTGTTATAGGGCAAAAATGCCCTCAACATTTGTCAaacaatatatga
- the EIF3F gene encoding eukaryotic translation initiation factor 3 subunit F, with product MATPAVPPSTPPATPTETPAAASDPAPAPSPASVSAPAPAPVPAPTPAPASSSDPAAAAATTAAPGQTPASAPAPAQAPAQSLPGPALPGPFPGGRVVRLHPVILASIVDSYERRNEGAARVIGTLLGTVDKHSVEVTNCFSVPHNESEDEVAVDMEFAKNMYELHKKVSPNELILGWYATGHDITEHSVLIHEYYSREAPNPIHLTVDTSLQNGRMSIKAYVSTLMGVPGRTMGVMFTPLTVKYAYYDTERIGVDLIMKTCFSPNRVIGLSSDLQQVGGASARIQDALSTVLQYAEDVLSGKVSADNTVGRFLMSLVNQVPKIVPEDFETMLNSNINDLLMVTYLANLTQSQIALNEKLVNL from the exons ATGGCCACACCGGCGGTACCGCCGAGCACGCCTCCCGCCACCCCAACCGAAACCCCGGCTGCGGCCTCAGACCCGGCCCCGGCTCCATCCCCAGCCTCAGTCTCAGCGCCGGCTCCAGCGCCGGTTCCTGCTCCAACGCCGGCTCCAGCCTCATCCTCAGACCCGGCGGCAGCAGCGGCTACGACCGCAGCTCCGGGCCAGACCCCGGCCTCAGCGCCAGCCCCAGCGCAGGCCCCGGCACAGTCGCTGCCTGGCCCGGCTCTCCCAGGCCCCTTCCCTGGCGGCCGCGTGGTCCGGCTGCACCCGGTCATTTTGGCCTCCATCGTGGACAGCTACGAGCGACGCAACGAGGGCGCTGCCCGAGTCATCGGGACCCTGCTGG GAACCGTTGACAAGCACTCAGTGGAAGTCACCAACTGCTTTTCAGTGCCGCACAATGAGTCAGAAGATGAG GTGGCTGTTGACATGGAATTTGCTAAGAACATGTATGAATTGCACAAGAAAGTCTCTCCAAATGAGCTCATCCTGGGCTG GTATGCTACGGGCCATGACATCACAGAGCACTCCGTGCTGATCCACGAGTACTACAGCCGGGAAGCCCCCAACCCCATTCACCTCACAGTGGACACGAGCCTGCAGAACGGCCGCATGAGCATTAAGGCCTACGTCAG CACTTTAATGGGTGTTCCTGGGAGGACCATGGGGGTGATGTTCACCCCTCTGACAGTGAAATACGCATATTACGACACTGAACGCATTGGAG TTGACCTGATCATGAAGACCTGTTTTAGCCCCAACCGGGTAATCGGCCTCTCCAGTGACTTGCAGCAAGTGGGAGGGGCATCGGCCCGCATCCAGGATGCCCTCAGCACAGTGTTGCAGTATGCGGAGGACGTGCTG TCTGGAAAGGTGTCAGCTGACAATACCGTGGGCcgcttcttgatgagtctggttaaccAAGTACCCAAAATAGTTCCTGAGGACTTCGAGACCATGCTCAACAGCAACATCAAC GACCTGCTGATGGTGACGTACCTGGCCAATCTCACGCAGTCACAGATTGCCCTCAATGAGAAACTTGTGAACCTGTGA
- the NLRP10 gene encoding LOW QUALITY PROTEIN: NACHT, LRR and PYD domains-containing protein 10 (The sequence of the model RefSeq protein was modified relative to this genomic sequence to represent the inferred CDS: inserted 6 bases in 5 codons; deleted 5 bases in 3 codons; substituted 2 bases at 2 genomic stop codons), with protein MRTRADYGEMYREHVHGLEERQEGGIXGGYNQLLLVATPSSGSPASSACLPQXHCDSVTVEALLDPGGKSSQVPPIVVLQGSAGMGKTTLAXKMVLDWTTGTLYPGQLDDVFYVSCREVVLLPEGRLDQLLFWRCGENQAPITETLRQLEWLLFILDDCDELQRPFAERVTRPRSSPTEDVLHLLLGRNANAPRSALLVTTRVLALXNLESLLREPPHVHILXEKPERRRYFNSYFTDTEQARNALDIVQRNDVLTKPCQVPGICCVVCSWLKGQMEQGREVLEMPGNCTDIFTAYVSTFLPHSAPGVCSEPTRDKVLRXLCPLAAEGIVFEEGDVRKHSLDGLSLAAFVSSNSYQEGLDIKKYSFYRISLXEFFHAMSYLVEEDRSQLAGGGGEWCREVNRLLDEKKQTGGEAMALSMQFLLDISKKEGFSYWELKFCLKISPSIKQDLKCLKERVDSIKHFRTWDLEFSLYGSKVKGLIKGVRMSDVSFKMEHFSEKKFHRRNSFSVKISLSNGQKEKKCPIVGKSNRAGIQKSTSSGKGRGTEELETRRLGATGRGAEKWGQ; from the exons ATGCGCACTCG TGCAGATTATGGAGAAATGTACCGAGAGCATGTGCACGGCCTAGAGGAGCGGCAAGAAGGGGGCA AGGGCGGCTACAACCAGCTGCTCCTGGTGGCCACGCCCAGCTCAGGGAGCCCAGCGTCATCGGCCTGTCTGCCCC CCCACTGTGACTCTGTTACAGTGGAGGCTCTGTTAGATCCAGGGGGAAAGTCCTCCCAGGTCCCACCCATAGTGGTGCTACAGGGGTCGGCTGGCATGGGAAAGACAACACTGG AGAAAATGGTGCTGGACTGGACCACTGGCACCCTGTATCCGGGCCAGTTGGATGATGTCTTTTATGTGAGCTGCAGAGAAGTGGTCCTGCTGCCGGAGGGCAGACTGGACCAGCTCCTCTTCTGGCGTTGTGGGGAAAATCAAGCTCCCATCACAGAGACTCTGAGGCAGCTGGAATGGCTCCTGTTCATCCTGGATGACTGTGATGAGCTGCAGAGG CCCTTTGCAGAGAGGGTGACGAGGCCGAGGTCCAGTCCCACGGAGGATGTGCTGCACCTTCTGTTGGGGAGGAATGCTAATGCTCCCAGGTCCGCCCTTCTCGTCACCACCCGGGTGCTGGCTTTGTGAAATCTGGAGTCCTTGCTGAGAGAACCACCCCATGTCCACATCCT AGAGAAGCCTGAGAGGAGGAGGTATTTCAACTCCTACTTCACAGATACGGAGCAAGCCAGAAATGCCCTTGACATTGTACAAAGAAATGATGTT CTAACAAAGCCATGTCAGGTTCCAGGCATTTGCTGCGTGGTCTGCTCCTGGCTGAAGGGGCAGATGGAGCAAGGCAGAGAGGTCTTGGAGATGCCTGGTAATTGTACTGACATCTTCACGGCCTACGTCTCCACCTTCCTGCCCCACAGTGCCCCTGGGGTCTGCTCTGAGCCTACCCGGGACAAGGTCCTGA GGCTGTGCCCCTTGGCAGCTGAGGGCATCGTGTTTGAAGAAGGTGACGTCAGGAAGCACAGTTTAGATGGGCTGAGCCTTGCTGCTTTCGTGAGCAGCAACAGCTACCAAGAGGGACTTGACATCAAGAAGTACAGCTTTTACCGCATTAGCTTATAGGAATTTTTTCATGCCATGTCCTACCTGGTGGAAGAGGACCGGAGCCagctggcggggggtgggggagagtggtGCAGAGAAGTGAATAGGCTGCTAGATGAAAAGAAGCAGACAGGGGGTGAGGCGATGGCCCTCAGTATGCAGTTTTTATTGGACATATCGAAAAAAGAGGGCTTCTCGTACTGGGAGCTAAAGTTCTGCCTCAAAATTTCTCCCTCGATAAAGCAGGATCTGAAGTGCCTCAAAGAACGAGTGGATTCCATAAAGCATTTCAGGACTTGGGATTTGGAATTCTCCCTGTATGGATCTAAAGTAAAGGGTTTGATAAAGGGTGTTCGGATGAGTGATGTATCGTTTAAGATGGAACAT TTCAGTGAAAAGAAATTCCATAGAAGGAACTCATTTTCTGTCAAAATCAGCTTGAGTAATGGaca aaaggagaaaaaatgtcCAATTGTGGGCAAAAGTAATAGAGCAGGGATCCAAAAGTCAACGTCTAGTGGAAAAGGCAGAGGGACAGAGGAACTAGAGACAAGGAGATTAGGAGCAACAGGACGTGGGGCAGAGAAGTGGGGACAGTAG